One genomic window of Thioclava sp. GXIMD4216 includes the following:
- a CDS encoding DUF1045 domain-containing protein: MEFSRYAIYAVPEGELFARGTAWLGWDLSRGAAAVQPALGFDWASVTEKPARYGLHATLRAPFALNANALPTDLENLCEELSLTLRPLPLGELRLARLGRFLALIPEHNTQIEDFASYIVRQSNPLRRPLSDDEITKRLPRAFPDEGRQNLVDWGYPHVMQRFRFHITLTDTLSKAQMPIVEQAATHWFSSVLHDPVTLRSLCLVGENATSKRFHLLQRFPIRQ; the protein is encoded by the coding sequence ATGGAATTTTCCCGCTATGCCATCTATGCTGTGCCCGAGGGCGAACTTTTTGCCCGTGGCACGGCATGGCTGGGCTGGGATCTTTCACGCGGAGCAGCGGCTGTGCAGCCTGCATTGGGATTTGACTGGGCATCCGTCACAGAAAAACCTGCGCGTTACGGGCTTCACGCCACACTCCGCGCGCCTTTCGCATTGAATGCCAATGCTTTGCCAACCGATCTTGAAAACCTATGCGAAGAGCTATCCCTGACTCTGCGCCCATTACCCTTAGGGGAGCTACGACTGGCGCGCTTGGGGCGTTTTCTTGCGCTTATCCCAGAACATAACACGCAGATCGAAGATTTCGCTTCCTATATTGTCAGGCAGAGCAATCCGCTGCGTCGCCCCTTGAGCGATGACGAAATCACAAAACGCCTGCCCAGAGCCTTTCCGGATGAAGGACGACAAAACCTGGTGGACTGGGGCTATCCGCATGTGATGCAGCGGTTCCGCTTTCATATAACACTGACGGACACACTTTCGAAAGCTCAGATGCCGATAGTAGAGCAGGCGGCAACCCATTGGTTTTCAAGCGTCTTGCACGATCCTGTCACCCTGAGGTCGCTTTGCCTTGTCGGGGAAAACGCCACGTCCAAGCGCTTTCATCTTCTGCAGCGTTTCCCGATCCGCCAATAA